In Tessaracoccus sp. MC1865, the DNA window TGGCATGCGGTCTGGCGCCCAACGCGTTCATCCTGAACGCAGCCAGGCTGGTGCAGGGCGTGGGCGCGGGACTATTCTCGCCGCAGGTCACCGGCATGATCCAGCAGTACTTCAGCGGCGGTGGGCGGGCCAAGGCGTTCGCCCTGCTGGGCGTGACGATCTCCGCCTCAGTGGCGGCCGGCCCCGTCATCGCCGGTGCCATCATCGAGGCCGCCGGCCCGGAGACCGGATGGCGCTGGGCTTTCTTCGGCTACCTGCCCCTCGGCCTTGCCGCAGTCGTGCTGGGCCTGAGGTGGTTCCCGTTCGTGAAGGAACGCAGGCGACGGCTGGGCCTCGACGCGACGGCGGGCAGGGTCGATCTGGACCCGGTCGGCTCCCTGCTCATCACCGCCTCCGTGGTGGCCGTGATGTACCCGTTCATGGCCAGGCAGTCGTGGGCCTGGTGGCTCCTGCCCCTCGCCGCCGTCCTGATCCTCACGTGGTGGTTCTGGGAGCGCCGCTACAAGGCCGCGGGCCGCGAGCCGCTCGTGGACCTCGAACTCTTCCGCTACCGCTCCTTCCGCAACGGGCTGCTGGTTTCCGGCGCCGCCTTCCTGGGTCTGACCTCCACGTTCGCGGTGGTGGCGATCTTCCTGCAGAACGGGCTGGGGGTCGACGCGCTGCGCACCGGCCTTCTGGGGCTCCCCAACGCGGTGCTGAGCGCCGTCGCCTCGATCTACACGGTGCGCTTCGTGATGACGCGTGGCAGGCGACTCGTCGTCTTCGCGCTCGCGTTGATGGTCACCGGCGCCCTGTTGAGCATCCTGGTGGCGTGGGGCATCGGGGAGTTCGGCTGGTCGTTCTGGTGGCTCTCTGCCACGCTGGGTCTCAACGGGGCGGCCATGGGCGCCTTCGCCTCGGCGAACCAGACGTTGAGCATGCAGGACGTGCCCGTGCGCCACGGCGGCACGGCCAGCGGCCTGAAGCAGACCGTGGAGCGCATCACCACCGCGCTGGGCAACGCCGCCATCACCGGCGTCTTCTTCGCCGTCGCCGCCACGGGCTCATGGACCCTGGCGTTCATGAGCGCCTTCACCGGGATCGCAGCCTGCCTCCTGCTCGCGCTCGTGCTGGGGATCATGGACGACAGGCAGCATGCGCGCTGAAACTGCGCCGCGGACTTCCCGCGCCACATAGCTAGGCTGGGCCCCATGTCTTTCCCCCTCGGTGCCCACGTCGACTCCGTCAACCCCCTCGCCGACGCCGCCGCGCTCGGCGCCGGAGTAGTGCAGATCTTCCTCGGCGACCCGCAGAGCTGGAAGAAGCCCGCGGCCCTCACCGAGGGCGGGGCCGAGGCCCTCAGGCTGGCCGCCGCCGAGGCGGGCGTGCAGCTGGTCGTCCACTCCCCGTACGCGCTCAACGTCGCTTCGCTGAACAACCGCGTGCGCATCCCCAGCCGCAAGCTGCTGCAGCAGACCGTCGACGAGGCGGCTGCCGTGGGCGCGCTCGGGGTGGTGGTGCACGGCGGTCACGTCACCGCGAAGGACGACCCGGCCGTCGGGTACGAGAACTGGCGCAAGTGCGTGGACGGATTGAAACTGCCGGTGCCGATCTTCATCGAGAACACGGCCGGTGGCGGGCAGGCGATGGCGCGCTACGAGGAGTCGATCGAGCGGCTGTGGGACGCCATCTCAGGTTCGGACAACATCGGGCAGGTCGGGTTCTGCCTCGACACGTGCCACGCCCACGCGGGCGGGCTGGAGCTCGACGGCCTGGTGGGGCGCATCAAGGCGATCACCGGCCGCATCGACGTGGTGCACTGCAACGACTCCCGCGACGCCTACGACAGCGGCGCCGACCGGCACGCCAACCTGGGTCAGGGTCAGGCGGACCCGGAGGCGCTCATCGCGATCATCCGCGAAGCGGCCGTGCCGACCATCCTGGAGACCCCCGGCGGGGTCCCGGAGCACGACGCCGACCTGGCGTGGCTCCGGGCCCGGCTCTGAGGGCTACTTCCAGCCGTTGGCGACAGCCAGCCGCTCGGCCTCTGCGCGGTAGCGCTCCATGACCTCCGGCTTCGACGCGGCCTCGTAGGTCTCGGAGCCGGCCAGCTCCCAGGTGGGGAGCGTTCCGGTCAGCACCCACGCGGCCTGACGCGCGGCACCCAGCGCCACGTACTCGCCGGCCGGCGGCACGTCCACGGGCACCCCGAGCACCGCGGGGGCGATCCGTCGCACGGCCTCAGACTTGGCGCCGCCACCGATCAGCGACACGCGCTCAACGGCGACACCGAGCGCTCGCACCGCATCAAGACCCCCACCGAGCAGGCCCAGCAGGCCCTCGACGGCGGCGCGGGCGAGGTTCGACGGCGTGAAGTTGGCCAGCGTCATGCCCACCAGCGAGGCCGTGGCGTCGGGCAGGTTGGGCGTGCGTTCGCCCTCGAACCACGGCACGAGCGTCAGCCCGCCGGCGCCGGGCTCTGCCGACAGCGCCAGCCTGGCCAGCTCGTCGAAATCGACGCCCAGCACGGAGCGGGCGCTGTCGAGGATGCGGGCCGCGTTGAGGGTGGCGGTGAGTGGCAGCCAGGCACCGGTGGCGTCCGCGAAGCCGTTCACTGTGCCGGTGGCGTCGGCCACCGGGGTGCCGGAGACTGCAGCCACCACGCCCGAAGTGCCGATCGACAGCGACGTCTGGCCGGGCGCGAGGCCCAGCCCCAGAGCGGCCGCCGCGTTGTCGCCGGCGCCGGGCCCAATGAGGAACCCCGGCCCCTCGACCGCCTCGTGGGGACGCAGGACGCGGGGCAACACCACATTCGCGGCGTCGCGTCGCAGCGCCAACGACAACAGGTCGCGGCGGTACTCATTGGCGACGGAGTCGAAGTAGCCCGTGCCCGACGCGTCGGAGCGGTCCGTGACCAGGTCGTCGAGCGAGCGTGCGCCACGGATGCGCCACGTCAGCCAGTCGTGCGGGAGCGCGACGGCGGCGACCCGCGCCGCGTTGTCAGGCTCCTCCTCCGCCAGCCAGCGAAGCTTCGTCTGCGTGAACGACGCCAGCGGCAGGTGGCCGACGGCCTCCGCCCAGCCGTCGAACTCCGCGCGCAGGTCTGCGGCGGCCCCCGCTGAGCGGGTGTCGTTCCAGAGCAGTGCATCGCGGATCACGCGGCCGTCGGCGTCCAGCGCCACCATGCCGTGCTGCTGACCGCCGACGCTCAGCGCCTCGACGTCATCCAGCCCGCCGGCCTGCTCGACAGCCTGCTGGAACGCGTTCCACCAGTGTTCCGGGTCGACGGCGGTCCTGTCGGGGTGCGACGCCTGGCCCCGGCGCACCACAGCGCCGGAGTCGGCATCGACGATGAGCACCTTGCACGACTGTGTCGAGGTGTCGACGCCTGCCACCAATGCCATCGTCGGTCTCCTAGCCCTTGAGCAGGTGCCGCAGCGCTGCCTGCTGAAGTTCGACGAAATGATACTCGCGGGCGCCCTTCTCGGCGGGATCCGGCATCTCGGCCTTGCGCAGGTCCGCGATGGTCTCGCCCTCGGCGAGGGTGGGCTCCGCGAGCTCGAAGATGGAGGCCTTCTTCATCAGTTCCTGCACCTCGGGATCGGCGCGGAAGGCCTTGGCGCGGTCCGCGAGCATCGTGAAGGCCTCCATGTTGGCCTTCGCGGAATCCCAGATGCCCTCGACGCCCTCGGTGCGGCTGGGCTTGTAGTCGAAGTGGATCGGGCCGTCGTAGCGCGGCGCGTCCGGGCTGGCGGGGAAGCCGTTGACGATGAGGTCGACGGTGAAGAAGGCGCTCATGAGGTCGCCGTGGCCGAACACGAGGTCCTGGTCGTACTTCAGGCCCCGCTGGCCGTTGAGGTCGATGTGGAAGAGCTTGTCGCAGTACAGCGCCAGCCCGAGGCCCTGGGTGTAGTTGAGGTTGGCCATCTGCTCGTGGCCGACCTCCGGGTTCAGGCCCACGATGTCGCCGTGCTCGAGCGTGTTGATCAGGCCCAGCGCGTGCCCGATGGTGGGCAGGAGGATGTCGCCGCGCGGCTCGTTGGGCTTGGGCTCCAGGCCGATGCGCAACCCGTAGCCCTGCTCCTTGATGTAGCCGGCGACGGTGTCGAGGCCCTCGGCGTAGCGCGCGTGTGCCGCGTGGTAGTCCTTGGAGCTGTCGTACTCGGCGCCCTCACGCCCGCCCCACATGACGAACGTGCTGGCACCCATGTCGGCGGCGATGTCGACGGCGTGCAGGATCTTGCGCAGCCCGTAGCGACGCACGGAGCGGTCGTTCGAGGTCAGGCCGCCGTCCTTGAACATGGGGTGGCTGAAGGTGTTGGTGGTGACCATCTCGATGGTCAGGCCGGAAGCGTCACACGCCTCCTTGAACTTGGCCAGCCGCTTGGCGACGGTGGCGTCGTCGGCATCGAACGGATAGACGTCGTTGTCGTGGAAGGTCACACCCCAGGCGCCGAGCTCGGCGAGCTTGTCGGTGTAGTACCAGGGGTCGAACTCAGGCCGCGTGTCGCTGCCGAAGGGATCGGTGCCACGCCAGGCCACCGTCCAGAGACCGAAGGAATAACGAAGATCAGACACGGGACTCTCCTCCATTGGATTTGTTTTCTGAGAAAACAATATCAGCACGACCCCAGACACGGCAACGGGCATCGCCGAACTTTGAGAGCCCTTTGCCACACCCGATAAGCTGACCCCGCCACCAAGAACCCAAACCCGAGGGGAGCTCTGGCGTGCTCTATGCCCTGATCGCCGTCCATGCGATTCTGGGCGCCCTCACGCCCCTGATCGTGAAGCGGATGGGGGCCCGTGCCTACTTCATCCTGGCGCTCGCCCCGTTGGCCGCAGGCAGCTGGTTGGTCTCCAAGGCGCCGCTGATCCTGGCGGGCCGCCCCTACGTCGAGGCCTACGGCTGGATCCCGGCGCTCGACATCGATCTCACGCTGCGCCTGGGCCTGCTCCAGTGGGTCCTGGCGATGATCGTCACCTGGATCGGTGTGGGCGTCCTGATCTACTCCCGCTGGTACTTCGAGGGCCTCACCAGCGGCCGGTCCGCCGCGGTGCTCACGCTCTTCGCCGGCACGATGCTGGGGCTGGTCACCGCGGACAACCTGGTGGTGCTCTACGTCTTCTGGGAACTGACCACGGTCTTCTCCTACCTGCTGATCGGCCACGACCCCACCCGCCGCGCCAACCGCGGCGCCGCGCACACCGCGCTGGTCGTGACCACCACCGGTGGCCTGGCCATGTTGATCGGCATCATCGCCCTCTGGAGCGCCTCCGGCACGTTCTCCCTCGAGCAGATCGTCGCCAACCCGCCGACGGGGGTCCTCGCCACGGCGGGCGCGCTCCTGATGCTGGTGGGCGCCCTGTCGAAGTCGGCGCTCGTGCCGTTCCACTTCTGGCTGCCGGGTGCGATGGCGGCACCCACGCCCATCTCCGCCTACCTGCACGCCGCGGCCATGGTGAAGGCCGGCGTCTACCTTGTCGCCGTGCTGGCCCCGGCGTTCGCGACGGTACCGTTCTGGCGGCCGGCCGTGATGCTGCTGGGCACCCTCACGATGATCATGGGCGGCTGGCGCGCGCTGCGCCAGACGGACCTCAAGCTGCTGCTGGCCTACGGCACTGTCTCCCAGTTGGGGTTCATGGTGCTGCTGGCGGGCATCGGCACGGAGGCTGCCGCGTTGGCGGCCATCGGCACCGTCATCGCCCACGCGCTGTTCAAGTCCACCCTGTTCCTGTGCGTCGGCCTCATCGACCACTCCGCCGGCACCCGCGACATCCGCGAGCTCAGCGGTGTCGGGTACCGGGTGCCCTGGCTGGCCGTCCTCGCGGGCCTCGCGGCGCTCTCCATGGCCGGCATGCCGCCGTTGGTGGGCTTCCTCACGAAGGAGGCGGCGTTCGAGTCGATCGTCTACCTGGTGGTCGGCGACATCCAGGCTGTCACGCCCCTCGCTGCGGCGGCGCTGGCCGTCGCGCTGGTGTTCGGCTCCGCCATCACCGTGGCCTACTCGCTGCGCTTCTGGTGGGGCGCCTTCGCCTCCAAGGACGGCGCCCCGGCGCTCAGCTGGCACCGTCCCGCCCTCGGCATGGCCGGCGTGCCGATGTTCCTGGGCGCGCTCAGCCTGGTGCTGGGCTTCCTCGGCCCCCAGCTCACGGAGATTCTCACCCCCTACGCCGCCCAGGTCGGGCACGGGCAGCCCAGCCACGGCCTCGCGCTGTGGCACGGCGTCTCCTGGCCGCTCGGGATGTCCATGATCGCGGTGGCCGCGGGCGTGCTCCTCTTCGTTTTCCGCGAGCGGATCGCCGACATCCAGGGCACGTTCCCGACGACCACCACGTCGGAGGAGATCTTCCACCGCTCGATGCACGGGCTGGACCGGATCTCCGTCGAGGTCACCGCGCGCACCCAGCGCGGCTCGTTGTCGATCTACCTCGGCACCATCCTGCTGGTGATGGTCGCCCTCTCCACCTACGCCATGCTGCGCATCCGCATCTGGCCCACCTACCGGCTCTTCGACAACTGGCCCCAACTCCTCGTCGCCGCCGTGATGGTGACCGCCGCGGCCCTGGCGGCCGCCTCCCGTGGCCGCATCCGCGCCGTCCTGCTCGTCGGCGTCACCGGCTACGGCCTCGCGCTGCTCTTCGCCATGGGCGGGGCGCCGGACCTCGCGCTCACCCAGGTCCTCGTCGAGACCGTCACAGTGGTGGTCTTCGTGCTCGTGGTGCGAAAGCTGCCGCGCTACTTCACCAACCGGCCGCTGAGCTCGACGCGGTGGTGGCGCGTGCTGATCGCGCTGGCCGTCGGCACCACGGTGACGCTGATCTCGCTGGTCGCCGTGGGCGCCCGGGTGGCAGAGCCCGTGTCCAAGGCCTGGTACGAGGCCGCCTACGAGTTCGGTTACGGCAAGAACATCGTCAACGTCGCGCTCGTGGACATCCGAGCCTGGGACACGCTCGGCGAGATCTCGGTGCTCGTCATCGCAGCCACCGGCGTCGCGTCGCTGATCTTCCTCCGCTCCCGGGTGGTGGGGATCACCTCGACGGCGCAGGCCTTCGAATCGCGCGAGGACGAGCCGCAGGCGGACAGCTCGCCGGGCGTGTGGCTGCGTGCCGGCCAGACGCTGTCGCCGATGGTGCGCTCGCTCGTCTTCGAGGTCGTCACCCGGATGCTGTTCGGCGTGATGATCGTGGTGTCGGTCTACCTGCTGCTCGCGGGCCACAACTGGCCGGGCGGCGGCTTCGCCGGTGGCCTCGTGGCGGGCATGGCGCTGATGACGCGCTACCTCGCCGCCGGCCGCCACGAACTGGACGAGGCCGCCCCGTTCGACGCCGGACGACTCCTCGGCGGCGGGCTCATCCTCGCGCTGCTCGCTGCCATCACCCCGGTGTTCTTCGGCGGCAACATCCTGCAGAGCTACGACGCCCACCTCACCATCCCCCTGCTCGGCGAGCTCCACCTCGTGTCCTCGACGGTCTTCGACATCGGCGTGTACCTCGTCGTGATCGGCATGCTGCTCGACGTGGCCCGCAGCCTCGGTTCCGGCATCGACCAGCACGCCTCCGAGGAGATCGCACCCATGCCCATCCCGGATTCCACCAAGGCGATCCCCGGCTACGGAGAGCGCCGATGACAGCGAACCTCGTCCTGGCCATTACGGCCGGCGCCCTCGTCGCGGCAGGCGTGTACCTGCTGCTCGAGCGCTCCCTCACCCGCATCCTGCTGGGCGTCATGGTGGCCAGCAACGGCGTGAATCTGATGTTCCTGGTGGCGGCCGGCAAGCCGGCTCTGGCGCCGATCATCGGCCTCGGCGACTCCGGCGCGGACGGCGTCTCGGACCCGTTGCCCCAGGCGATGGTGCTCACCGCGATCGTCATCACCATGGCGGTGGCGGCGTTCGTGCTGACGCTCGCCTACCGCAGCTTCCAGCTGCACGGGCACGACGAGGTGGCCGACGACGTCGAGGATGCGCGCATCCGGCAGCTCGCGCTCGACGACGTCACCTCTGAGTCCTACGAGGACACCACCTTCTCCGACACCGGCGCGGACGTGGTCAGCGAATGATGCTCCACAACCTCCTCCCCCTCCCGGTGCTGCTCGCCATCGGCGGCGCCGCCGTCGCGCTGGCCCTCCCCCGTCGCCCTGGGCTCCAGCGCCTGGTGTCGATCCTCAGCCTGAGCGGCATCGTCGCCCTGGGTGCCCTGTTCATGTGGCTCACGCACGCCAACGGCCCCATGGCCCTCTGGCTGGGCGCGTGGGCCGAACCCCTCGGCATCTCGCTGGTGGTGGACCGGCTGAGCGCGCTCATGCTGTTCGTCGCCTCCGTCATCGCTCTGGGCGTCCTCCTGTTCGCCACCGGCCAGGACAGGGACGAGGTCAAGCGCGAGACCCCCGTCTCGATCTTCCACCCCACCTTCCTGCTGCTGATGGCCGGAGTCTCGAACGCGTTCCTCGCGGGTGACCTATTCAACCTGTTCGTCGGCTTCGAGATGCTGCTGTTCGCGTCCTACGTGCTGCTGACGCTGGGTGGCACGTCGGACCGGATCCGGGCTGGCA includes these proteins:
- a CDS encoding deoxyribonuclease IV, yielding MSFPLGAHVDSVNPLADAAALGAGVVQIFLGDPQSWKKPAALTEGGAEALRLAAAEAGVQLVVHSPYALNVASLNNRVRIPSRKLLQQTVDEAAAVGALGVVVHGGHVTAKDDPAVGYENWRKCVDGLKLPVPIFIENTAGGGQAMARYEESIERLWDAISGSDNIGQVGFCLDTCHAHAGGLELDGLVGRIKAITGRIDVVHCNDSRDAYDSGADRHANLGQGQADPEALIAIIREAAVPTILETPGGVPEHDADLAWLRARL
- a CDS encoding Na(+)/H(+) antiporter subunit C; this encodes MTANLVLAITAGALVAAGVYLLLERSLTRILLGVMVASNGVNLMFLVAAGKPALAPIIGLGDSGADGVSDPLPQAMVLTAIVITMAVAAFVLTLAYRSFQLHGHDEVADDVEDARIRQLALDDVTSESYEDTTFSDTGADVVSE
- a CDS encoding Na+/H+ antiporter subunit A; amino-acid sequence: MLYALIAVHAILGALTPLIVKRMGARAYFILALAPLAAGSWLVSKAPLILAGRPYVEAYGWIPALDIDLTLRLGLLQWVLAMIVTWIGVGVLIYSRWYFEGLTSGRSAAVLTLFAGTMLGLVTADNLVVLYVFWELTTVFSYLLIGHDPTRRANRGAAHTALVVTTTGGLAMLIGIIALWSASGTFSLEQIVANPPTGVLATAGALLMLVGALSKSALVPFHFWLPGAMAAPTPISAYLHAAAMVKAGVYLVAVLAPAFATVPFWRPAVMLLGTLTMIMGGWRALRQTDLKLLLAYGTVSQLGFMVLLAGIGTEAAALAAIGTVIAHALFKSTLFLCVGLIDHSAGTRDIRELSGVGYRVPWLAVLAGLAALSMAGMPPLVGFLTKEAAFESIVYLVVGDIQAVTPLAAAALAVALVFGSAITVAYSLRFWWGAFASKDGAPALSWHRPALGMAGVPMFLGALSLVLGFLGPQLTEILTPYAAQVGHGQPSHGLALWHGVSWPLGMSMIAVAAGVLLFVFRERIADIQGTFPTTTTSEEIFHRSMHGLDRISVEVTARTQRGSLSIYLGTILLVMVALSTYAMLRIRIWPTYRLFDNWPQLLVAAVMVTAAALAAASRGRIRAVLLVGVTGYGLALLFAMGGAPDLALTQVLVETVTVVVFVLVVRKLPRYFTNRPLSSTRWWRVLIALAVGTTVTLISLVAVGARVAEPVSKAWYEAAYEFGYGKNIVNVALVDIRAWDTLGEISVLVIAATGVASLIFLRSRVVGITSTAQAFESREDEPQADSSPGVWLRAGQTLSPMVRSLVFEVVTRMLFGVMIVVSVYLLLAGHNWPGGGFAGGLVAGMALMTRYLAAGRHELDEAAPFDAGRLLGGGLILALLAAITPVFFGGNILQSYDAHLTIPLLGELHLVSSTVFDIGVYLVVIGMLLDVARSLGSGIDQHASEEIAPMPIPDSTKAIPGYGERR
- the xylA gene encoding xylose isomerase; translated protein: MSDLRYSFGLWTVAWRGTDPFGSDTRPEFDPWYYTDKLAELGAWGVTFHDNDVYPFDADDATVAKRLAKFKEACDASGLTIEMVTTNTFSHPMFKDGGLTSNDRSVRRYGLRKILHAVDIAADMGASTFVMWGGREGAEYDSSKDYHAAHARYAEGLDTVAGYIKEQGYGLRIGLEPKPNEPRGDILLPTIGHALGLINTLEHGDIVGLNPEVGHEQMANLNYTQGLGLALYCDKLFHIDLNGQRGLKYDQDLVFGHGDLMSAFFTVDLIVNGFPASPDAPRYDGPIHFDYKPSRTEGVEGIWDSAKANMEAFTMLADRAKAFRADPEVQELMKKASIFELAEPTLAEGETIADLRKAEMPDPAEKGAREYHFVELQQAALRHLLKG
- a CDS encoding MFS transporter is translated as MTDRNHISAPGTARTFHRMKVLAVLLLSMGMSLMAISSVNVALPTIQEGLGATDQDLQWVLAGYALAFGVTLIPAGRAGDVLGRGSWFIVGAALFTVASLACGLAPNAFILNAARLVQGVGAGLFSPQVTGMIQQYFSGGGRAKAFALLGVTISASVAAGPVIAGAIIEAAGPETGWRWAFFGYLPLGLAAVVLGLRWFPFVKERRRRLGLDATAGRVDLDPVGSLLITASVVAVMYPFMARQSWAWWLLPLAAVLILTWWFWERRYKAAGREPLVDLELFRYRSFRNGLLVSGAAFLGLTSTFAVVAIFLQNGLGVDALRTGLLGLPNAVLSAVASIYTVRFVMTRGRRLVVFALALMVTGALLSILVAWGIGEFGWSFWWLSATLGLNGAAMGAFASANQTLSMQDVPVRHGGTASGLKQTVERITTALGNAAITGVFFAVAATGSWTLAFMSAFTGIAACLLLALVLGIMDDRQHAR
- the xylB gene encoding xylulokinase; the protein is MALVAGVDTSTQSCKVLIVDADSGAVVRRGQASHPDRTAVDPEHWWNAFQQAVEQAGGLDDVEALSVGGQQHGMVALDADGRVIRDALLWNDTRSAGAAADLRAEFDGWAEAVGHLPLASFTQTKLRWLAEEEPDNAARVAAVALPHDWLTWRIRGARSLDDLVTDRSDASGTGYFDSVANEYRRDLLSLALRRDAANVVLPRVLRPHEAVEGPGFLIGPGAGDNAAAALGLGLAPGQTSLSIGTSGVVAAVSGTPVADATGTVNGFADATGAWLPLTATLNAARILDSARSVLGVDFDELARLALSAEPGAGGLTLVPWFEGERTPNLPDATASLVGMTLANFTPSNLARAAVEGLLGLLGGGLDAVRALGVAVERVSLIGGGAKSEAVRRIAPAVLGVPVDVPPAGEYVALGAARQAAWVLTGTLPTWELAGSETYEAASKPEVMERYRAEAERLAVANGWK